The Stackebrandtia nassauensis DSM 44728 genome includes the window GTGCGGCGAGTACACGGTGGCCGCGCTGCTGGACCACATCATGGGCTTTTCCTCGGCTTTCACGTGGATAGCGCGCAAGCAGGACGAGGGGTTGTCCGACGACCCGCCGCACGCGCGCGCCGAGGACCTGGATCCGCGGTGGCGGGAGCTGTTGCCGGGGCGGCTGACGGAACTCGGCGAAGCCTGGCGCGACCCCGCCGCCGACGAGGGGCAGGCGCGGGCCGCGGGTGTGGAACTGCCGCGGTCGGTGTGGCGCCTGGTGGCGCTCAACGAGCTGCTCGTCCACGGTTGGGACCTGGCCACGGCGACCGGTCAGCCGTACCGGACGGATCCGGCGGCGGTGGCCGTGACGGTCGAGTTCATGGGACAGGACGCCGACGACCCCGCTTCGCGCGAGAACAACCCCGCGTTCGGGCCGATCGTGACGGTGCCGGACGACGCCCCGGCCATCGACCGGGCCGTGGGCCTGTCGGGACGCGACCCGGGCTGGAAGCCGTAGTCGTAGCTCCCCGTGAGCCCGAGCCGTCAGGTCAGGTTGTCCGCCTCGGCACCGATGGTGGTGTCGGGGCCGTGTCCGGTGTGGACGACCGTTTCGGGCGGCAGTTCCATCAGCTTGGCCTTGATGGACGCCACCAGCGTGTCCCGGTCGCTGTGGGAACGTCCGGTGGCGCCCGGGCCGCCCTCGAACAGCGTGTCGCCGGTGAACACCGCCCCCAGCTGCGGCGCGTACAGGCACACCGCGCCGGGAGCGTGCCCCGGCGTGTGCAGCACCTCCAAGCGCAGCCCGCCGATGGTGAGGGTCTGACCGTCGCTGAGGTCGGCGTCAGGGGCGCGGTCGGGGTGGGTCTGGTCCCACAGCACCCGGTCGTCGGGGTGCAGCAGGATCGGGACCTCGCCCGACAGCGCCCGGGCCAGCTTGGGGGCCGCGTTGACGTGGTCGTTGTGGGCGTGGGTGCACACGATCGCGCTCACCCGCCGGTCGCCGACCGCCTTGGCGATCGCGCGCGAGTCGTGCGCGGCGTCGATGACCAGCACCTCGGTGTCGGTGCCGATCAGCCAGACGTTGTTGTCGACGTCCCAACTGCCTCCGTCCAGTGTGAACACCCCGGACGTGATGACCTTCTCGACCGTGATCCTCACAGCTCCACCACCGATCGCAGCACCTCGCCGCGGCCCATGCGCGTGAAGGCCGCCTCCACGTCGTCCAGGCCGATCGTCTCGGACACGAACACGTCCAGGTCGAGCCGTCCCTGCCGGTACAGGTCGATCAGCATCGGGAAGTCCCGCGACGGCAGGCAGTCGCCGTACCAGGAGGACTTCAGGGCGCCGCCGCGCGCGAACACGTCCAGCAGCGGCAACTCCAGCCGCATGTCGGGCGTCGGCACTCCGACCAGCACCACCGTGCCCGCCAGGTCGCGCGCGTAGAACGCCTGCTCGTAGGTCTCGGGGCGGCCGACGGCCTCGATGACGACGTCGGCGCCGTTGCCGTCGGTCAGCTCCCGCACCGCCTCGACCACGTCGACACCGTAGGCGTCCACGGTGTGGGTGGCGCCCAGCTGCTTGGCCCAGTCGAGTTTGCGCCGGTCGACGTCGATGGCGATGATGCGGCTCGCGCCCGCCAGCCGGGAACCCGCGACAGCCGCGCTGCCGACGCCGCCGCAGCCGATGACCGCCACCGAGTCGCCGCGGCCGACGTTGCCGGTGTTGACGGCGGCGCCGATTCCGGCCATGACGCCGCAGCCCAGCAGTCCGGCGACCGCCGGGGACGCTTCCGGGTCGACCTTGGTGCACTGTCCCGCGGCGACCAGGGTCTTCTCCGCGAAGGCCCCGATGCCCAGTGCCGGGCTCAGCTCGGTGCCGTCCACAAGGGTCATCTTCTGGGTGGCGTTGTGGGTGTTGAAGCAGTACTGGGACCGGCCCCGGCGGCAGGCCCGGCAGTCGCCGCACACCGCCCGCCAGTTGAGGATCACGAAGTCGCCGGGCGCGACGTCGGTGACGTCCGGCCCGACGGCCTCCACGACGCCGGAAGCCTCGTGGCCCAACAGGAACGGGTATTCGTCGTTGATGCCGCCGTCGCGGTAGTGCACGTCGGTGTGGCACACCCCGCACGCCCGCACCCTCACCAGCGCCTCACCGGGACCGGGATCGGGCACCACAATGGTCTCGATACTCACCTCGGCGTTCTTGGCCGCGGCGATCACTCCGCGCACCTGCTGGGACATGGCACTCACCTCGGGAATTCTCAGGACGGATTTCCGCCCAGCATACGGATCCGGTGCCACCGACGCGATAGTCCGAAGTTGACGAATTGGCGGAAGCGGGGGCGCGGCGGGCAATATGATCGCGACCATGCGAACACGTAACGTCATTTCCGCTGTTGGAGCCGCCGCCCTGTCCGTCGTCCTGCTGGGGGCCTGCGGCGACGGCGACGACGATGCCGGCGACAACGACAAGGACGACTCCACCTCGGCCTCCGCCTCCGGAGACGACGGGGCGGCGTCGCCGGACCCCAATGTGGGCAGTGGCGCCAAGATCGCGGTCGCCGCGATGGACACCGCGGCCGCCGACGTCAAGGGCGGCAAGGTCCTCGACCTGGACCGTGACGACGACAGCGGCGGTCAGCAGTGGGAGACTACCGTCGCGGAGGGCACCAAGGCCGAGTACGAACTGCGGGTCTCGGCCGACGGCACCAAGGTGGAGTCCAACAACAAGGACAACGACCTCGACGAGGACCTCGCGCAGCTCGCCGACGCCAAACTGTCCGCACAGGACGCCGCCAAACGGGCCGCCAAGGACCACCCCGGTGACGTCACCGGGGTCGACTTCGACGTCCCCGACGGCGGCGGCGACCCGACCTGGCAGGTGACCCTGAACGACAACGGCTCGGCCACCGAGTACACGCTCGACGCCGACAGCGGCAAGACGCTCAACTCCGAAGCCGACGACTGAGTCCACGCCGTACCGGCCGGTCCCGCGCGATGCGCGGGACCGACCGTTGTCGCGTCCGGGCCGCGACCTTGCCCGGTTCGGGCCCGCACCCGGCCCGTCGGCGGCATGATGAGCGGCGGGGAGGGACCGCCATGACCGTGCTGACCGAGGCCGTCACCTTGACCGCTCTGCAACTGCGCGACGACGCCGAGGTACTCGACGCGCTGTCGGGCTCCGTGGCCGCCGCCGAGGCCCGCGCACTGCACGGCTACGCCCGGCAGTGCCGCCGCGCCGCCTGCGATCTCGGCCGGGCCGCCTACGCGATGGAGGCCTGCCAGGGCAACCGTCCGGCGGCCCACCGCATCAGCATGCGGCCCCGGCCGGTCACCGAGATCGCCGAGGAACCCGCGGCGGTGATCGCGCGGGTCGCGCACGGCATCCGGCGGGCCTCGCTGCGGCTGACCTCGGTGTTGACCCACCCCGACCTGGCCCGGCAGCTGTGGCGCTCGCCCCGGCGGGCGGTGCACGCGTGGGCGCGGCTGCTGGCGGCGCTCACCGACCCCGGCGGGCTGGGCTATTCGGTGTCGGCGGTGCGCCGCGACGAGCGGCTGCCGCACCGTCCCACCCGGCTGGCCGGCGCCTACAAGACCCCGATGCGGGTCCTGGCCGGGCTGGCCGCCTACGCGGGCACGGTCACCGGACAGGAGAGCCTGGCCGCGCGGGTCGCGGTACTGGCGATGCGGCTGCGGATGGCCGACATCGTCGAAGACCACCCCGAGATGACCGAGTACGAGCCACTGCGGCGGCTCATCGACGCCCTGTTCGACGACCGACAACTGGACGCGGTGCGGGCGTTCCGCCAGATCCAGCGGGACCGGGGCACCGAGACCGCGATCGCGCTGCTGGCACCGGCCTTCACCGAACTGGGCGCCACCCTGGCACTGCTGGACGAGAACCCGTTCAACGACCGCTTCGGCTGGAACGTGCTGGTGGGGGAGCGCGTCACCGTCGAACCGCTGGCGGGCGTCAACCTGGACCGGGTCGCCGGTTTCGACACCGGCGCGGGCCGCGCCGAACTCATGGCCGCCCCACCGGAACTGTCGATCGGCGCGGGCATCGCCGACTACATGGACGCCATCGCCGACCTGGGCACCCGGGGCCTGATCGCGATCCGCGAGACCCGCGGCCCCGACGGCCTCACCCGCTACCTGCTGCTGGCGCCGGGCATGGCGGTCGGCGCCCCGCGTCAGGAGTCACCGCAGGACCTGGTGGGCGCCATCAACAACGTGCTGCGTCCCGACTCGCCCTACACCCGCGCCATCATGAAGGCGCTGCTGCACGCGGGCGTACCCGGCGGCGTCGACCTGGCCCTCGTGGGCCACAGCGAGGGCGGCGCGGCGGCCATGAACCTGGCGGGCAACGCGGGATTCTGCGCCCGCCACACCGTCACCCACGTGATCGCCATCGGCGCGCCCATCGACGCCAAACGCGCGATCGACCGGCGCACCAAGGTGGCGTCCATCGTCAACTCCCACGACTTCGTGCCCACACTGGACGGACTGAACATCCGCTCGATGGGTGGCGAACCGCGCGGCTGGTACATGCGCGAGTACACCGACGACACCCACGAGTTCCCGGCCTGCCACTCGGCCCGCGCCTACGCGAAGAACCTGCGCGTGGACGTCCCGGACGCGGCCACCCACATCGACGCCATGCTCGCCGCCCACCGGGGCGAGCCGGTGCGCACGCTGGTGTACTGCCTCAGCGACGACTGAATCCGGGCTGTCAGTTCGCGATCGCCAGCACCGTGGTGCGGGAGTCCTCCAGCCAGTGCGGTCCCGCCGGGGCGGGGAACCGGGCCGTCTCGCCGCGCACCAGTCGGCGTCGTCCCGAGTAGTCGCTGAGGATCGCGCCGTCGGCGGCCACCGCGACCAGTTCGTCCTCGACGCGCAGCAGCGCCGGGCCGTCGATGTCGGCCGCGATCGCGACCGTGCCGGTTCGCAGGGCCTCCAGGACCGCCGCCACCGTCGGCTCGCCGTCGGGGACCAGGACCCAGGTGGTGGGTTGGCCGAGCGGGCGGTCGCGGCCGGGTTCGTGGAAGTCGGAGCCGCCGATCGCGGTGGTGGCCGTGCCGTTGGCCAGCCACCACGCCAGTGGGCCGCTCCAGGTGCGGTCGCGCCAGGTGCAGTGCCACACCTCGGCCAGCGGGGCGGGGCGGGACAGGTGCTGGCGCCAGGCGCAGTCGACCGCGATGGGGTGGTTGACCGACAGCAGGCCACCGGCGGCCTCGGTGGTCTCGAGCCAGTGTTGGGCCGGACGGCGGAAGTCGATCCACGGCAGCGGCCCGAAGGCGTTGGCGTGCCCGCGTTCGGTGGTCACCTCCTGGCCGGGCAGCAGCAGGACGCCGTGCCGGTCACCGGCGGCGGCCAGGTGCGGGTGGTGGCTGACGGTGTTGTGGTCGGTGACCGCCAGGAAGTCCAGCCCGGCGGACGCCGCCGACGCGGCGAGCGCGTCGAGGCTGAGCGTCCCGTCGGAGTGCTCGGAGTGGGAGTGCAGATCGCCCGCCGCCCAACGCATCCCGGTGGGAGCGGGCAGGTCGCGGCGGGGACGGCGCTCGGTGGCGACCGGCACCCGTTCCTCGACGCGGGTCACCGGATCGGCCGAGGTCGCGATCGTGACGGTGTACTCCAGCGGTTGCGGCACCCGGTGCAGACCGAGCACCACATTCCACTGTCCGGTTTCGAGTTCGCCCGGCAGGTAGCCGGGGGTCGCGGCCGACTCGCCGATCTCACAGCGGTCGCGGGCGCCGCCCGACCAGCCCCGAAAGCCTTCCGCGCCAAAGCAACCCAGGTCCAGCACGCCGCCCGCGCGCGGGTACTCCAGCCGCACCCGCACCGCGTTCGTCCCGGTGGGCACCTCGAACGGCAGGTACCGGTAGAAGCCCTCGGCCCGATCGCCGGGCGTCCAGACACCGGTCAGTGTGGTCTCGGCCGCCATCGCAGTTCCCCGTTTCCTGGCCGTCAGCCGCCGTTGATGAGGGTGCCGTCGCCGTCGCGGTAGACCAGCAGCCGTCCCGGGACCGGTTTCAGGTGCACCCTCTGGCCCGGTGTGGGTTCGTCCTCTTCGGGCACCGTCGCGCCGACGTTCAGTTCGCCGCAGGCCACCGTCACCAGTGTCGAGGTCCCCAGGTTCTCCAGGATGGACACTTCGCCGGTCAGCCCGGGGCCCTCGCCCACGGTCAGCTCCAGGTACTCCGGCCGCACGCCGACGACGACCTTGTCGCCCTCGCCGACCTGCGGCGCCACCGGTTCCGGCAGCGCCAGCCTGTCGTCGCCAATCACCAGTTCGCCGTCGGTGACGGTGCCCGGCAACAGGTTCATCGGGGTCGAGCCGATGAAGTTGGCCACGAAGGTGTCGGCCGGGCGCGAGAACACCTCGCGCGGGGTGCCCAGCTGCCGGATCTGGCCCGCGTCCATGACCGCGATCCGATCCGCCAACGCCAGCGCCTCGGCCTGGTCGTGGGTGACGAAGACCGTGGTGACGCCGAGCTCGCGCTGGAGCTTCTTCAGGAACGTGCGCGCCTCCAGCCGCAGCCGGGCGTCCAGGTTCGACAGTGGCTCGTCGAACAGGAACACCTGCGGGTGGCAGGCCACCGCCCGCGCCAGCGCGACCCGCTGCTGCTGCCCGCCCGACAGCGCGCCGGGCTTGCGGTCCAGCAGTTTCGCCAGCCCCAGCTGACCGGAGACCTCGTCGACCTTGGCGTAGCGTTCGGCCTTGGGACGGCCCTTGATCTTGAGCGGGTAGGCGATGTTGTCGGCCACCGACATGTGCGGGAACAGCGCGTAGTCCTGGAACACCATCGCCACCTCGCGGGAGCCGGGCGGCTTGCGGGTCACGTCGCGCTCCCCGATGGACAGTGTCCCCTTGGTGGCGTCCTCCAGGCCCGCGATGGTGCGCAGCAGCGTGGTCTTGCCGCAGCCGGACGGGCCCAAGAGCGCGAAGAACTCGCCGTCGGCGATGGACAGGTTCAGGTCGTCCAGGGCCTTCACCCCACCGGGGTACACCTTGGTCACGGCCGTCAGATCGATACCGGACATCAGCTCTTGATACCTCCGTGGAAGCGGAAACCGTAGCGGCGTGCGACGAACAGGTACAGCACCACGACCGGCAGCGAGTACACCAGCGAGAACGCGCCCAAAAGCGCCAGGTTGGGTTGACCGGCCTCGGTGTACATGGTCTGCATGAGCACCGCGCCGGGTTGTTTCTCAGGGTCGCGCAACAGGATGAACGGGACGAGGAAGTTGCCCCACACGTTGACCACCGACCACACGGTGATGGTGGCCAGGCCGGGCGCGATGAGCGGCGCGACGACGTCCTTGAGGGTGCGCAGCGGCGAGGCGCCGAACACCCGGGCCGACTCCTCATAGGACTTCGGGATGGTGTCGATGAAGTCCTTGAGCATGAAGATCGCCGCGGGCAGCAGTCCGCCCGCCATCACCAGCATCACCGCGAACCGCGAGTCGATGCCCAGCGACGGGTGCACCCCGGCGCCGATCTCGGAGATCAGCAGGTACAGCGGCACCATCGCCGCCGTCCCGGTGACCACACTCGACAACAGCAGCAGGATGTACAGCAGCGCGTCCCGCCCCGGTATCCGCACCCGCGACAGCGCGTAGGACGCCAGCGCCGCGCCGACGACCACGAAGACCGTGGTCCCGGCCGCCAGCAGGATCGAGTTCACCAGCGACGACATGGCGTAGCGGTTGTTGGCCAGGGTGGCGAAGTTGGACAGCGTGAACTCCGGGAAGCCCACGGCGAAGCCGGGACTGGAGTCGAAGGGCGCCGAGATCAGCCACAGCAGCGGCAGCGCGAAGAACACCGCGATCAGACAGCTGGCGACGTAGAAGCCGATGCGGGCGGCGACCTTGCGGGCCACCTGCCGCGCCTCGTCGTGACCGGCGGCGGGTTTGGTCGTCATTTCGGGTTCCTCCGCCGCAGCATCCGCAGGTACACCAGCGCCAGCACCACGTTGGCCAACAGGATCAACAGCGAGATCGCACCGCTGTAACCCAGCTGGCCGTCCAGAAGGCCGGTCTTGTACACGTACACCGCCGCGATCTCGGTGTCGTCACCCGGACCGCCCGCCGTCAACAGGAACGGCGTGAAGTCGTTGAACGTCCACAGTGTGATCAGCAGCGTGTTGGTGAGGATGTGGCCGCGGATGTGCGGGAACACCACGTCCCGCAGCGTCTGCGCGTTGGAGGCACCGGCCAGCCGCGCGGTCTCCACATGCGAGGGCGGGACCGCCGACAGCGCCGCGCCGTACAGCATCATCGAGAACGCCGTGCCGCGCCAGATATTGAAGATCACAATGGACGCCAGCGGGTACTCCACCAGCCAGGCCAGCCCCGGCGTGTTCAGCACCGCGTTGACGGTGCCGCCGTCGCGGTCCAGCATCGCGATCCACAGGAACGCCACCACCGAACTGGGCAGGATCCACGCCAGCAGCACCAGCGTCTCCACGGTGCGCCGCAGCCAGCCGGAGACGTTGCGCAGCGACCAGGCCAGCGCGAAACCGAGCCCGTTCTGCCCCAGCACCGCCGACAGGCCCACGAACAGCAGCGTCAGCCACAGCGAGTGGTAGAACGCCGGATCACCGAGCACCTTGGTGACGTTGTCGATCCCGACGAAGTCGGGACTGACGTGGTTCTCGCCGCTGCGCTCGTAGTTCGTCGCCCCGATGTAGAGCGTCCACAATGCGGGGAACAGCAGGAACACGCCGATGAGCAGCAGCGCCGGAGCCACGAACCCGATGGCCCGCAACCGCCCCAGCCCGACCACGTCGGTGTCGGCCTTGGCCTTGGGGGTGCCGACCGCCGAGACACCCGCGTGGCTGGGCGCCTCGACGGCCGGACCGTCAGCTTCCGGAGACTTTGTCTGCACCGACGATGTCCTCAAGAGCCTTCTGGTATTCCTTGGCCGCCTCGGCCGCGGACTTGCCCTCGACGACCGCGTAGGTCGCCTTCTGCAACGCCTCCGAGACCTTCACGTACTTGCCGTCGGAGGGACGGAACCGGGTCACCGGCACCACGTCCTCGGCGATGAAGGACAACAGCGGGTCGTCGGCCAGGATGTCGGAGTTGACGTCCTCGCGCTGGGTGATGCGCGGCGTGTCGCCGACCTCTTCCTTCACGGCCTTGGCCGAGCCCATGAACTGCATCAGTTCCCACGCCTGCTGCGGGTACTTGGTGTTGGGGTTGATCACCTGGGTGCCGCCGCCGGACATCGACACGAAGTCCTGACCGTCCACACCCGAACCGGGTTTCATCGACGGGATCTTGGCGAACCCGACATCGGAGTCGCGGTTCTTCATCGGGGCGACGCTGGAACCGGGCGAGACGACGTCACGCCAGAAGTAGTCGCCCTCCATCATGATCCCGACCTTGTCCTTGGAGAACCGCTCCTGGGCCTTCTGCCGACCCTGCGCCTCCTTCTGCAGCGTCGCGTCGCCCAGGCCGCCCTGGTAGGTGTCCTCGTAGACGCCCAGGACGTCGCGGATGGCGTCGGTGTCGCCCTGCCACTTGCCGTCCTGGAAGATCTCGTTGCCGGTGCCCGCCAGCAGCGGCAGGAACGCCTCCATCGTGGTGGACTCGCCCATCGCGGTGCCCGCGTTGATCTGCAACGGGGTCACGCCCTTGGCCTTCTTCTTGATCTTCTCGGCCGCGTCGATGATGTCGGCCCAGCTCTTCGGCTGCCAGTCACCCGGCAGTCCCGCCTTCTTGAACACGTTCTTGTTGTAGAACACGACCCGTCCGTCGGTGCCCTTCGGCACGCCGTACTTGTCGCCCTTGTAGGTGCCGTTGGCCTCGACGTTGTCGGGGATCTGCTTCCAGCCGTCCCACTTCTCCATGCTGTCGGCGCCGACGACCTTCTCCAGCGGCAGGATGTACTCCGACTCGGCGAACTCGCCCACCCAGATGCCGTCGATGTCGATGACGTCGGCGCCCTTGCCCGAGTCCAGGTCGAGCCCGATCTTGGACTTGTACTTGGCGTCGTCGACGCCCTGCGGCTCGAACTTCACCTTCGCGGTGATGCCCTTCTTCTTCTGGGCCTTCTCGAACTGCGGGATTACCCACTCCTCGATCCACTTGGCGCCGATCGCGTTCTTGCCGTCGGCGATGGCGTTGGAGGTGATCGTGAGCGTGTACTCCTTGGCGTCGGCGTTCTTGTTCGGGTCGGTCGCGGCGTCGTTTCCGCCGCCCAGACACCCGGCGGCCAGCACGCCGACCAGGCCGAAGCTGGTGGCGGCCGAGACCGCGCGAGCAACCGGTTGCCGATAGCCGGACGCGGGCTTCTTGTGTCGCATGGGAGATCCTTCAATCACGAGAAGTGCGCGCACGGCGGCGGGGAGCGTGTGGTGCGCGATCTTGAGAACCCAGACATTATTCACGGCGGGCGATACCGCGTCAACAGCTCGACGTCGCGCTCGGGGGGATTGAAACGAGCCGGCGTGGAGCGACAGCCGCAGCCTGTGTTGGGCAGGCCGGGCGCTCTACCGTGTTGGGTGTGTCATGCACGGGAGCGCACTCCACGCCGGCTCGGTATTGGGTTGCCAGGGTGTTGAAAAGATGTCGAACTAACAGCATGCCCCGGACTTCCCGTGGGCGCAAGCGATTTGTCCGGGCAAACACGTTGTGGCACATAACATCTTGATCTCACACTAGCCGTCGATGAGGATGGTGGCCATGGGACACGTCTATGAGGAGATAAACGAGCGGCTGGCCGCGTTCATCGACGAGCAGCCGATGTTCTTCGTGGGCACCGCTCCCAGCGGCGACTCCGGCCACGTCAACGTCTCGCCCAAGGGCATGGCGGGCACCTTCAAGATCCTCGGACCGCACCGGGTCGCCTACCTCGACTGGGGCGGCAGCGGCGTCGAGGGCACCGCCCACATGCGCCAGAACGGCCGGGTGTGCGTGATGTTCTGCTCCTTCGGACGCAGCCCCAAGATCCTGCGGCTGCACGGCACCGGCACCCCGGTGCTGCGCGGCGAGCCCCGGTTCGCCGAACTGCTGGCCCGTTTCGACGCCGCGCCGGACGTCCACGGGGTGCGCGGCGTCATCGAGGTGGACGTGACCCGGGTGTCGGACTCCTGCGGCTACGGCGTCCCGTACATGGAGCTCAAGGGCGACCGGACCATGCTCGTCGACGTCAACGAACGCCGCAGCGACGCCGACATCGCCAAACGACGGCTGGAGACCAACACGCTCAGCCTCGACGGCCTGCCGGGCGTGGCGGGCACCGCCGCCGAGGCCCGTTACCGCCGCAAGCTGGAGGCCGACCACTAGGTGCCGCCGCGGTATGGACGGCGGCGGATAAGCTCGATTCCATGACTGTTCGCGCTGCCCTGAAACCGGGTGTCCAAACTCCGCGTCGCGAGGTACCGGCGCACATCGTCAAGCCCGAGTACGTCGGCAAACCCAAACCGCAGCCGTTCACCGGCTCGCACGTCAAGGACGCCGACACCATCGAGCGGATGCGCATCGCGGGCAGGCTGGCGGCCGATTCGCTGGTCGAGGTCGGCAAGCAGATCAAGCCGGGCGTCACCACCGACGAGCTGGACAAGTTCGTGCACGAGTACCTGTGCGACCACGGCGCCTACCCGTCCACCCTGGGCTACAAGGGCTTCTGGAAGTCCTGCTGCACCTCGCTCAACGAGGTGATCTGCCACGGCATCCCCGACTCGACCGTCGTCGAGGACGGCGACATCGTCAACGTCGACATCACCGCCTACATCAACGGCGTGCACGGCGACAACAACGCCACCTTCCTGGTCGGCGACGTCGACGAAGAGGTCCGCACCCTTGTGGAGCGGACCTACGAGGCGACGATGCGCGGCATCAAGGCCGTCGCGCCCGGGCGTGAGATCAATGTGATCGGACGCGTCATCGAGGCCTACGCCAAGCGTTTCGACTACGGCGTCGTGCGTGACTTCACCGGCCACGGCATCGGCGAGTCGTTCCACTCCGGACTCCACATTCTGCACTACGACAACCCCAAGCAGAAGACCATCATGGAGCCCGGCATGACCTTCACGATCGAGCCGATGATCAACCTGGGCACCTACCGGCACGACATGTGGGCCGACGGCTGGACGGCCGTCACCAAGGACCGCAAGTGGTCGGCCCAGTTCGAGCACATGATCGTGGTGACCGAGACCGGCCACGAGATCCTCACCATGCCGACCTCGGGCCCCTCGGCGGGCACTCCCGAGAAGTACCGCTAGCCAACCCGAACGTGAAGAAAGCCCCGCGCCGCGGCTGACCCCTCGCGACGCGGGGCTTTCGCTTGTTTCCGTGTCATTCCCGTCGTTCGCTGGGCAGCCGGGATCGGGTCAGCAGTCCGGCGCCGAGCATCGCGATGGCCGGTACGGCCACCAGCGCGATCAGGATGTGGTTCCAGGGTGGCATCGGGGAGAACAGGTGCTCGCGCGGGTAGACGTCGTCGAGCTGCGCGTTGAGCGCCGACATCACCACCCAGCAGGCACCGACCCCGGCGGCCACGCCCAGGACGGTGCCCAGGATCGAGATGACCCCGGCCTGGCACAGGCTGAGTTTGCGGCGGATCGACGGGGAGGCCCCGATCGCCCCCAGGGTGGTCAGGTCGGCGCGGGCCTCGGCGGCGGTCAGCGCGGTGGCCACGGCGGTGGCCGCCAGCGCCAGCGCCGAGCTGAGGATCGCCAGCAGCGTCAGGATCAGCCGCATCATCTGCGGCGGGGCGGGTTCCTTGACGACGTTGGCCAGCACCAGCGGTTGCCCGTCCTCGGCCGAGGAGCCCGCGGTCTCGCCGTTGATGCCCTTGTCGGACAGCGCCTGGATGAACGCCTCCTCCTCGGCGACGGTCGGCATCCGGTCGGTGGCGCCGAAGACCTCCATGGTGTCGCCCTCGATCAGGTTCAGCTTTTTGGCCGCCTGCGGGCTGACCAGCAGCTGCTCCCGGTTGTGGCTGCCGGTGTCGAGGGCGTGGGCGGGC containing:
- a CDS encoding extracellular solute-binding protein; translation: MRHKKPASGYRQPVARAVSAATSFGLVGVLAAGCLGGGNDAATDPNKNADAKEYTLTITSNAIADGKNAIGAKWIEEWVIPQFEKAQKKKGITAKVKFEPQGVDDAKYKSKIGLDLDSGKGADVIDIDGIWVGEFAESEYILPLEKVVGADSMEKWDGWKQIPDNVEANGTYKGDKYGVPKGTDGRVVFYNKNVFKKAGLPGDWQPKSWADIIDAAEKIKKKAKGVTPLQINAGTAMGESTTMEAFLPLLAGTGNEIFQDGKWQGDTDAIRDVLGVYEDTYQGGLGDATLQKEAQGRQKAQERFSKDKVGIMMEGDYFWRDVVSPGSSVAPMKNRDSDVGFAKIPSMKPGSGVDGQDFVSMSGGGTQVINPNTKYPQQAWELMQFMGSAKAVKEEVGDTPRITQREDVNSDILADDPLLSFIAEDVVPVTRFRPSDGKYVKVSEALQKATYAVVEGKSAAEAAKEYQKALEDIVGADKVSGS
- a CDS encoding pyridoxamine 5'-phosphate oxidase family protein, translating into MGHVYEEINERLAAFIDEQPMFFVGTAPSGDSGHVNVSPKGMAGTFKILGPHRVAYLDWGGSGVEGTAHMRQNGRVCVMFCSFGRSPKILRLHGTGTPVLRGEPRFAELLARFDAAPDVHGVRGVIEVDVTRVSDSCGYGVPYMELKGDRTMLVDVNERRSDADIAKRRLETNTLSLDGLPGVAGTAAEARYRRKLEADH
- the map gene encoding type I methionyl aminopeptidase, with translation MTVRAALKPGVQTPRREVPAHIVKPEYVGKPKPQPFTGSHVKDADTIERMRIAGRLAADSLVEVGKQIKPGVTTDELDKFVHEYLCDHGAYPSTLGYKGFWKSCCTSLNEVICHGIPDSTVVEDGDIVNVDITAYINGVHGDNNATFLVGDVDEEVRTLVERTYEATMRGIKAVAPGREINVIGRVIEAYAKRFDYGVVRDFTGHGIGESFHSGLHILHYDNPKQKTIMEPGMTFTIEPMINLGTYRHDMWADGWTAVTKDRKWSAQFEHMIVVTETGHEILTMPTSGPSAGTPEKYR